CTGCGTCTCAAATGGCCGAACGACCTGATGCTCGACGGCGTGAAACTGGCTGGTCTTCTGCTTGAGAGCGTTACCGTTGCGGATGGCCTCGCCGTTATCCTCGGTATCGGAATCAATGTTGCGGCTCCGCCCGCCGACACAGGCCGCTCTGTCGCCTCGCTCGCGCTTTCGCCGTCATCCGTCGAGGATGTTTTCGAATCGCTCGCGGATGCGCTCGAACGCCGGATCGCGCAGTGGAATGAGGGGCGCGGCTTTCCGGCAATCCGGGAAGCGTGGCTTGCTCGCGCGCTGGCGCTCAATGAGACAATCAGCGTAAATTTGAACAGTTCTATTATTCGCGGTAGATTTTCCGGCGTCGACGATAACGGCGCATTGAAGCTTACCACCGAGGCGGGGGTTGTCATGACCGTCACCGCGGGCGACATTTATCCGGATGCGCTTCGCTGACCGACTGGGCCAGCGACATAACTCCCTTTGTTGGAAACCATAAAAAGAATGACAGTGACAGGAACGCCTGCCAATTCCGAACTCGTATTTTTACCCCTCGGCGGCATCGGTGAAATTGGCCTCAACGTCTACCTTTACGGACTGGGAACCGAGGAAGACCGCCAGTGGCTGATGATCGACTGCGGCATCACCTTCCCCGACGATTCGGAGCCTGGGGTGGATGTGGTTCTGCCCGACCTGCGGTTCATCGAAAACGATCGACAGAACCTCGCGGGCATCCTCATCACCCACGCGCATGAAGATCATATCGGCGCTGTCGCGGAGATGTGGCCGAAGCTGCGCGCGCCCGTCTACGTGACGAAATTCGCCGCCCATCTCCTGCGCTCGAAACTTCAGGAGCACAGCCACGGCTCGGAAGTGCCGATCGTCGAGATGGCGCAGGGGTCGCGCTTCAATATCGGACGCTTCGACATCGACCTCGTCACGATGGCGCACTCCATCCCCGAGTGCAATTCGGTGTTCCTGCGCACGCCCGCTGGCAATGTGCTCCACACGGGCGACTGGAAATTCGACGACACTCCCGCCTATGGCGATCCGAGCGACGAGGCGAAGCTTGCACGGCTCGGCGACGAGGGGGTGCGCGCGCTGATCTGCGACAGTACGAACGCGCTCGTCGAGGGCATCAGCGTCACGGAAGAAGTGGTCGCGAACAATCTGAAGCTCGTCATCGGCCGCCAGAAGGGCCGCGTCGCGCTCACCACCTTCGCGTCGAACGTCAATCGGCTGATTTCGATTTCGGAAGCCGCGCGCGCCGCCGGCCGCGAGGTCGTGCTGGTCGGCCGCGCCATGCACCGGATCGTGGAGGCCGCGCGCGATTCCGGTCTCTGGCCGGAGCATCTGACCTATTCCGATCAGGATGCGTTCCCGTCGATTCCGCGCGACAAGGTTCTCGCGCTCGTTACCGGCAGTCAGGGCGAGGGGCAAGCGGCTCTGGCGCGGATCGCGAAGGGCGAACATCCTTTCGTGAAATTCGACCAGGGCGACAGCGTCATCTTCTCCTCGCGCACCATTCCCGGCAACGAAGACTCGGTGATCCGCATCCAGAACCAGCTCGCGGATCGCGGCATCTCGATCATCACGGAAGCGCACGAGGGACCGATCCACGCGTCCGGCCACCCGCGCCGGGGCGAACTCACGCGCATGTACCGGCTCACACGGCCGCAATACGTCATCCCCATGCATGGCGAACCGCGCCACCTCGAAGCCCACGCCACCTTCGCCGAAGGTCATGGCCTCATGACGCTTCGCGGCGTGCGCGACGGAAAGCTCGTGCATGTCGGGCCGCAGCATCCGCACATCGCAGACAGCGGCGTGCCGGTCGGGCGGCTTTACCGCGATGGCAATCTCGTGCTCGACGCGGACGACCCTTGCGTAACCGAACGCAGGCGGCTTTCGTGGAACGGCTATGTGGCGGTGTCGGTGGTCATTTCGCGCAGCGGCGATCTCGCGGCTAACCCCGTCGTCAGCATGGCAGGGCTTCCCGCGCGCGACGCCAAAGGCTCGCCGATAAGCGAGCGCGCCCTGTCCGCCGTCTACAACGCGGTGGAGAGCATCCCGCGCCCGAGGCGGAAGGACCCCGCCTTGATTCGCGACGCGGTGACGCGCTCGGTGCGCGCCGAGATGCGCCTCGTTTGGGGCAAGAAGCCGCTTTGCTCGGTGCTCGTTTCCGTGCTTTAACCGCGCAAAACATGAGGACCGTCGCATGATCGGACGCTTGAACCACGTTGCGATTGCCGTGAAGAATCTGGATTCTGCCGCGGCCGTCTATCGCGAGACACTCGGCGCGGAGGTTTCCGAAACCGTGCCACAGCCGGACCACGGCGTGTCCACGATCTTCATCACGCTGCCGAATACCAAGATCGAGCTTCTGGAGCCGCTGGGCGAGGGTTCGCCGCTGGCGAAGTTCCTTGAAAAGAACCCCGACGGCGGCATCCACCACATTTGCTACGAGGTGGACGACATCCTCGCCGCGCGCGACAGGCTTGTGGCGAAGGGCGCGCGCGTGCTCGGCAACGGCGAGCCGAAGATCGGCGCACATGGCAAGCCGGTGCTTTTCCTTCACCCGAAGGATTTCTGCGGCACGCTCGTTGAACTTGAGCAGAGGTAAGGCGCCATGAACATCCTGCTGGCGATTGCGTTCTTTCTCACGTGCTGGTGGGTTGTGTTCCTTTTCAGCATTCCCCGAAAGATCGCTGTCCATGGCGAGATTCCGGCGCGGGGCAAATATCTGATCGGCCCCATCGTGCTGGCGACCGTAGTTGCGACGCTGTTCGTCGTGGCGCTGCATGAGGCGATTTCGCTCGGCATCATCGGCACCGGCACCTTCCTCGCCGGGCAATAAAAAAAGGCAGCAAGGAAACTTGCTGCCTTAGGCACTGCTGCTGGCTTTTATGTTTTTTAAGCAGCCCGCGCCCTTGGGGACAGCGCAAGCCGTTTTCCTCCCTAGACCTGGGCGCCGCGCCTCGTTCTGTGCTCAGCCATCCGATTCCCATGTCAAATTGTTATGGCAGACTAGCAAAAAACGCAGAGGTTGTCACTTCTACTATTGGGCAACAAGGCGAAAAAATACGCAAATAGCCTGCCGAGGCGTTAAATCGTTCCCTCTTGCCTGGTAATGGCGTACTTCGCTTGCCTACGGGATGTGCTTTCGCGTTCGTGCCTTATTCAATGGGCACAACCTCACAGCCACAAACAACGCTCTTGAGACCTGTGCCCTGGAGCGCTCGCCTGCAGATCAGGGGCAGAGCGCGCTTTCGAGACGTTGCCAAGCTTCCTCACTGCCCGGAATGCCGAAACGGAGCCACGAGCGCTCATAAGCAAAGCGCCGCACCAGAATGCCATGCTCGCCAAGACGGTTCACGAGCGCCAACGCGGTGTTGGTCCCGGCGTTCGCTCTGCCTTGCGCCGGAATCGTCTCATTCGTCCTCAACGGAACGCTTTCAAATGGGGGGCGATCCGGCGCGCATACGGCAAGGCGGTAAAGGGGCGTGCCGCCGGCAATCACGCATCCAGCCCTCACCAGAAGCGCATCAAGCCGGGCGGCATCGGCGGCGAGGCGCGCACGGGCCGCTTCAAGCCACGCGCTGTCGTCGAGAGCCGCCGTTCCGATGGCGAGCGCGGGGCCGGACACGGCCCATGGGCCGAGCATGCCGACAAG
The Rhodomicrobium lacus DNA segment above includes these coding regions:
- a CDS encoding biotin--[acetyl-CoA-carboxylase] ligase, with protein sequence MTPSDTPVLRFESIDSTNEEALRRLASGLKAPFWVVSEVQTRGRGRAGRQWKSPGGNLYATLAITLKVSAATATQLSFVAGLAAHDAASAFLSQDKASRLRLKWPNDLMLDGVKLAGLLLESVTVADGLAVILGIGINVAAPPADTGRSVASLALSPSSVEDVFESLADALERRIAQWNEGRGFPAIREAWLARALALNETISVNLNSSIIRGRFSGVDDNGALKLTTEAGVVMTVTAGDIYPDALR
- a CDS encoding ribonuclease J, translating into MTVTGTPANSELVFLPLGGIGEIGLNVYLYGLGTEEDRQWLMIDCGITFPDDSEPGVDVVLPDLRFIENDRQNLAGILITHAHEDHIGAVAEMWPKLRAPVYVTKFAAHLLRSKLQEHSHGSEVPIVEMAQGSRFNIGRFDIDLVTMAHSIPECNSVFLRTPAGNVLHTGDWKFDDTPAYGDPSDEAKLARLGDEGVRALICDSTNALVEGISVTEEVVANNLKLVIGRQKGRVALTTFASNVNRLISISEAARAAGREVVLVGRAMHRIVEAARDSGLWPEHLTYSDQDAFPSIPRDKVLALVTGSQGEGQAALARIAKGEHPFVKFDQGDSVIFSSRTIPGNEDSVIRIQNQLADRGISIITEAHEGPIHASGHPRRGELTRMYRLTRPQYVIPMHGEPRHLEAHATFAEGHGLMTLRGVRDGKLVHVGPQHPHIADSGVPVGRLYRDGNLVLDADDPCVTERRRLSWNGYVAVSVVISRSGDLAANPVVSMAGLPARDAKGSPISERALSAVYNAVESIPRPRRKDPALIRDAVTRSVRAEMRLVWGKKPLCSVLVSVL
- the mce gene encoding methylmalonyl-CoA epimerase, translated to MIGRLNHVAIAVKNLDSAAAVYRETLGAEVSETVPQPDHGVSTIFITLPNTKIELLEPLGEGSPLAKFLEKNPDGGIHHICYEVDDILAARDRLVAKGARVLGNGEPKIGAHGKPVLFLHPKDFCGTLVELEQR